Proteins encoded together in one Undibacterium sp. CCC3.4 window:
- the prfB gene encoding peptide chain release factor 2 (programmed frameshift), with protein MEAERLNSLSALLADLTVREVELRRYLDFDIKSEKLEQVNAELEDPKVWDDAKRAQELGKEKKSLETIVNTLIAADAGLRDANELFAMAREEADDDTLEAVEADAEVLRATVEGMEFRRMFNNPMDPNNCFIDVQAGAGGTEAQDWASMLLRQYLRYCERKGFKVEILEQSDGDIAGIKTATLKVTGEYAYGYLRTETGVHRLVRKSPFDSNNGRHTSFSSLFVYPEVDESFAIDINPADVRTDTYRASGAGGQHINKTDSAVRLTHGPSGIVVQCQNDRSQHRNRAEAWEMLKAKLFELELRKRMSEKQNLEDSKTDVGWGHQIRSYVLDQSRIKDLRTGFETGNTKAVLDGDIDEFIAASLKQGV; from the exons ATGGAAGCCGAACGCCTCAACAGTCTCTCCGCCCTGCTGGCCGACCTGACGGTCCGTGAAGTCGAACTTCGGAGGTATCTT GACTTCGATATCAAGTCAGAGAAACTCGAACAAGTTAACGCCGAATTAGAAGACCCGAAAGTCTGGGATGACGCCAAGCGCGCCCAAGAACTCGGGAAAGAAAAAAAATCGCTGGAAACCATCGTCAACACGCTGATCGCGGCCGATGCCGGTCTGCGCGACGCCAATGAGCTGTTTGCCATGGCCCGCGAAGAAGCCGATGACGATACCCTCGAAGCGGTAGAAGCCGATGCCGAGGTATTGCGCGCCACGGTAGAGGGCATGGAATTCCGTCGCATGTTCAATAATCCTATGGATCCGAACAATTGCTTCATCGATGTGCAAGCCGGTGCCGGTGGTACTGAGGCACAAGACTGGGCTTCGATGTTATTGCGTCAGTATTTGCGCTATTGCGAACGCAAGGGTTTCAAGGTCGAAATTCTGGAGCAATCCGATGGCGACATCGCCGGCATTAAAACCGCGACACTCAAAGTGACCGGTGAGTATGCCTACGGCTATCTGCGCACCGAAACCGGGGTGCATCGCTTGGTACGCAAATCGCCGTTCGATTCCAATAACGGCCGCCACACTTCGTTTTCGAGTCTGTTTGTGTATCCGGAAGTCGATGAGTCATTTGCCATCGATATCAATCCGGCCGATGTGCGTACCGATACCTATCGCGCCTCCGGTGCCGGTGGTCAGCATATTAATAAAACCGATTCGGCGGTACGTCTCACGCATGGCCCATCGGGTATCGTGGTGCAGTGCCAGAATGATCGTAGCCAACACAGGAACCGCGCCGAAGCGTGGGAAATGCTGAAGGCAAAATTGTTCGAGCTGGAATTACGCAAGCGCATGAGCGAGAAACAAAATCTGGAAGATTCCAAGACCGACGTCGGCTGGGGGCATCAGATCCGCTCCTATGTGCTCGATCAATCGCGTATCAAGGACTTGCGTACCGGTTTCGAAACCGGCAATACCAAGGCGGTGCTCGACGGTGACATCGATGAATTCATCGCTGCATCACTCAAGCAAGGCGTCTGA
- the lysS gene encoding lysine--tRNA ligase — MSEIQHPATELPVDEHSIIAERRAKLAAIRAKGIAFPNDFRPQFNAAELQEKYSGLDREALEALNIEVSVAGRMMLKREAGKKAAFATLQDASGIRADGRIQLYITADKTGVDEMEAFRHYDLGDILGIVGVLFKTKTDELTIKVTTLRMLTKSLRPLPDKFHGLANQETKYRQRYVDLIMSEETRRTFKARTAAMTSIRNFMAGHDFMEVETPMLHVIPGGAAAKPFITHHNALDMEMYLRIAPELYLKRLVVGGFNRVFEVNRNFRNEGVSPRHNPEFTMMEFYAAYVDYTWLMGFTEQVIRKAAIDAHGTAVLTYQGRELDLSQAFERLTIVGAINKYAPAYTQEQLHDAEFIKTELLKFGVKPFATAGLGALQLALFEETAEAQLWNPTYIIDYPVEVSPLARASDTTAGITERFELFMTGREIANGFSELNDSEDQAARFQAQVANKDAGDEEAMYYDADYIRALEYGLPPTGGCGIGIDRLMMLITDSPNIRDVILFPHLRRED, encoded by the coding sequence ATGTCAGAAATCCAGCATCCTGCCACCGAACTGCCGGTCGATGAACATTCCATCATCGCTGAACGGCGCGCCAAACTCGCGGCGATCCGTGCCAAGGGAATCGCCTTCCCCAACGATTTCCGCCCGCAATTCAACGCCGCTGAGCTGCAAGAAAAATACAGTGGCTTAGACCGTGAAGCGCTGGAAGCTTTGAACATTGAAGTCAGCGTGGCTGGTCGTATGATGCTCAAGCGCGAAGCCGGTAAAAAAGCCGCCTTTGCTACCCTGCAGGATGCCTCGGGGATTCGCGCCGATGGCCGCATTCAACTCTACATCACCGCCGACAAAACCGGCGTCGATGAAATGGAAGCGTTTCGTCACTATGACCTCGGCGATATTCTCGGCATCGTCGGTGTACTGTTCAAAACCAAAACCGACGAATTGACCATCAAGGTGACGACGCTGCGCATGCTGACCAAATCGCTGCGCCCCTTGCCGGACAAATTTCACGGTTTGGCAAATCAAGAAACCAAATACCGTCAACGCTATGTCGACCTGATCATGAGCGAAGAAACGCGCCGGACTTTTAAAGCGCGTACTGCAGCGATGACGTCGATTCGCAATTTCATGGCCGGCCATGACTTCATGGAAGTCGAAACGCCGATGTTGCACGTGATTCCAGGCGGTGCCGCGGCCAAGCCTTTCATCACTCACCACAATGCGCTCGATATGGAAATGTATCTGCGCATCGCGCCGGAGCTGTATTTGAAACGTCTGGTCGTGGGCGGTTTCAATCGCGTGTTTGAAGTCAATCGCAATTTCCGTAATGAGGGCGTATCACCACGTCATAATCCGGAATTCACGATGATGGAATTTTATGCCGCCTATGTCGATTACACCTGGCTCATGGGTTTCACCGAACAAGTGATACGCAAAGCGGCCATTGATGCGCACGGCACCGCGGTGCTGACTTATCAAGGGCGCGAGCTCGATTTGTCGCAAGCCTTCGAACGCCTGACCATCGTCGGTGCCATCAATAAATATGCACCGGCATACACGCAGGAACAATTGCATGATGCCGAATTCATCAAAACCGAATTGCTGAAATTCGGCGTCAAGCCGTTTGCCACCGCCGGTCTCGGTGCCTTGCAATTGGCCTTGTTTGAAGAAACTGCCGAAGCGCAGTTGTGGAACCCGACCTACATCATCGATTACCCGGTCGAAGTCTCGCCATTGGCGCGCGCCTCGGATACGACAGCCGGCATTACCGAACGCTTCGAGTTGTTCATGACCGGGCGCGAAATTGCCAACGGTTTTTCGGAATTGAACGATTCCGAAGACCAAGCCGCCCGCTTCCAGGCGCAAGTGGCCAATAAAGATGCCGGCGATGAAGAAGCCATGTATTACGATGCCGATTACATCCGCGCACTCGAATACGGTTTGCCACCGACCGGCGGTTGCGGCATCGGTATCGATCGTTTGATGATGTTGATCACCGATTCACCGAACATCCGTGATGTGATTTTGTTCCCGCATCTGCGTCGCGAAGATTAA
- a CDS encoding ABC transporter ATP-binding protein encodes MPTLHPLKKLLHYASAYRRDFRLAMLYSVLNKFFDVLPEVLIGVAVDIVVNGEKSFLAKRVLGGFGIVDTWHQLIFLGVVNALIWGGESWFEYLLSLKWRKLAQNLQHDLRLDTYDHVQKLDMAYFENQRTGNLMSILNEDINQMERFLNGGANQILQVLCSSIMVSAVFFALQPALAVIALLPVPAILFGAFWFQRRLAPRYAEVREAAGDVSARLNNNLLGLATIKAYATEAFETAHIAEASNTYREANARAIAVSAAITPVIRMAILAGFSATLVYGGWLTLHGELAVGAYSVLVYLTQRLLWPMTGLADVADMYQRSMSAIARTMNLLDTKISIPYEGQHLPANQVRGELRFEALSFAYGEQATLTAIDLHIPAGHTVAFVGATGSGKSTLVKLLLRFYAPQSGRILLDGCATDSLNLQDLRRAIAYVAQDSFLTDGSIAENIAYGVEGASDAAIAAAAEAAEALEFIQRLPLGFATRIGERGQKLSGGQRQRLALARAILKNPAILILDEATSAVDNETEAAIQRSLDVISRDRTTLIIAHRLSTVRHADCIYVLEAGSIIESGSHQTLLDANGAYAALWRLQTGQRDGELT; translated from the coding sequence ATGCCTACCCTACACCCACTCAAAAAATTACTGCATTACGCCAGCGCTTACCGGCGCGACTTCCGTTTGGCCATGCTGTACTCGGTACTCAATAAATTCTTTGATGTCTTGCCGGAAGTATTGATCGGCGTGGCGGTCGACATCGTCGTCAATGGCGAAAAAAGTTTTCTCGCCAAACGCGTGCTCGGCGGTTTCGGCATCGTCGATACCTGGCACCAGTTGATCTTTCTCGGCGTGGTGAATGCCTTGATCTGGGGTGGCGAATCGTGGTTTGAATATTTACTCTCACTGAAATGGCGCAAGCTGGCGCAAAATTTACAGCATGATTTGCGCCTCGATACCTATGACCATGTACAAAAGCTCGACATGGCATATTTTGAAAATCAACGCACCGGCAATCTGATGTCGATTCTCAATGAAGACATCAATCAAATGGAACGCTTTCTCAATGGTGGGGCCAACCAAATTTTACAAGTGCTGTGCTCTTCGATCATGGTCAGCGCCGTGTTTTTCGCCTTGCAACCGGCGCTGGCCGTGATTGCCCTCTTGCCCGTACCGGCTATTCTGTTCGGGGCCTTTTGGTTTCAACGCCGCTTGGCACCGCGCTATGCCGAAGTACGCGAAGCGGCCGGCGATGTCAGTGCTCGTCTCAATAATAATTTGCTCGGTCTGGCCACCATCAAAGCCTATGCCACCGAAGCCTTTGAAACGGCCCATATCGCCGAGGCCAGCAACACCTACCGCGAGGCCAATGCGCGCGCCATTGCCGTCAGTGCCGCCATCACCCCGGTGATACGCATGGCGATTCTGGCCGGCTTCAGCGCCACGCTGGTGTATGGCGGTTGGTTGACTTTGCACGGTGAGCTGGCGGTCGGCGCGTATTCGGTGTTGGTGTATCTGACGCAGCGTCTGCTCTGGCCCATGACCGGGCTGGCCGATGTGGCCGATATGTATCAGCGCTCGATGTCGGCGATCGCGCGCACCATGAACCTGCTCGATACCAAAATCAGCATTCCTTACGAGGGGCAGCACTTGCCGGCCAATCAAGTACGTGGCGAGCTGCGTTTTGAAGCGCTCAGTTTCGCCTACGGAGAGCAAGCCACGCTCACAGCAATCGACTTGCACATCCCGGCCGGCCATACCGTGGCCTTTGTCGGCGCTACCGGCTCGGGCAAATCGACGCTGGTGAAATTGTTATTGCGCTTTTATGCGCCGCAATCCGGCCGCATTTTGCTCGATGGCTGCGCCACCGATAGTTTGAATTTGCAGGATTTACGCCGCGCCATCGCCTATGTGGCGCAAGATAGTTTTCTGACCGATGGCAGCATCGCTGAGAATATCGCCTACGGTGTCGAGGGTGCCAGCGATGCCGCCATTGCCGCCGCCGCCGAAGCGGCCGAAGCCTTAGAGTTCATTCAGCGTTTGCCACTCGGTTTTGCCACGCGCATCGGTGAGCGCGGCCAGAAACTCTCGGGTGGACAACGCCAACGCCTGGCCTTGGCGCGGGCGATTTTGAAAAATCCGGCCATCCTGATACTCGATGAAGCCACCAGCGCGGTCGACAATGAAACCGAAGCGGCGATCCAGCGCAGCCTCGATGTCATCAGCCGCGACCGTACTACCCTGATCATCGCACACCGACTCTCGACGGTGCGCCATGCCGATTGCATTTACGTGTTGGAAGCGGGAAGCATCATCGAAAGCGGCAGTCATCAAACCCTGCTTGATGCCAACGGTGCCTATGCGGCGCTGTGGCGTTTGCAAACCGGTCAGCGTGACGGGGAGTTAACATGA
- a CDS encoding cupin domain-containing protein, whose translation MKNKILALACGVALSLAGVTALIAYQAGRHVAATPAASQAAAPLSLLPFAVNPNWVLAGTPNFRAAEFFQSSDGKTRSGIFECDAAKFEWHYQFDEAIYILDGSVEIDYLGHHFHLKAGDSALFRAGTTAIWEVPTHLKKSWTIHDAGAPARSLARLMQR comes from the coding sequence ATGAAAAACAAAATTCTTGCGCTCGCCTGCGGAGTCGCCCTAAGCCTGGCCGGCGTGACCGCGTTGATCGCCTATCAGGCTGGCCGCCATGTAGCGGCGACTCCAGCAGCGAGCCAAGCCGCGGCACCCCTGAGCTTGCTACCGTTCGCGGTCAATCCGAACTGGGTATTGGCCGGCACCCCGAATTTTCGGGCCGCTGAATTTTTTCAATCCAGCGATGGTAAAACCCGCTCCGGCATTTTTGAATGCGATGCCGCGAAATTTGAATGGCACTATCAATTTGATGAAGCCATTTACATTCTCGACGGCAGCGTTGAGATCGATTATCTGGGCCACCACTTCCACCTGAAAGCCGGGGATAGCGCACTGTTTCGCGCCGGTACCACGGCAATCTGGGAAGTTCCTACGCATCTTAAAAAATCGTGGACCATCCACGATGCCGGCGCACCGGCGCGCAGCTTGGCGCGCCTGATGCAACGCTGA
- a CDS encoding NAD(P)/FAD-dependent oxidoreductase: MHIAVVGAGLSGLTAARQLQAQGHVVTVYEKSMGVSGRMSTRQTELGGFDHGAQYFTASSERFKKEVNDWKKLGWVAQWDEKLVKLDHAVSKAAGQSGKRYVAVPGMSALGKQLAHGLDVRKEQQVTSLEAYGTQWLLNIKSDAVAIAASAGPFDAVILAVPADQAAPLLAPLPAFAAQAEAAKLAPCWTLMLGFQTSLELPYGGAWVEQSRLAWIARDTSKPLHRVGERWVAQATPAWSLEHLEEDPERAKEKLLKAFHEATGSWIQPIHAVVHRWRFAQAEHPVAADCLWDGKQGIGVCGDWFAAGLEGGGRVENAFLSALALAQQLP; the protein is encoded by the coding sequence ATGCATATCGCCGTCGTAGGAGCAGGTTTGTCCGGATTGACCGCAGCCCGTCAACTGCAAGCGCAAGGACATGTCGTGACCGTTTATGAGAAAAGCATGGGCGTCAGCGGACGCATGAGCACGCGCCAGACCGAATTAGGTGGCTTTGATCATGGCGCGCAGTATTTCACTGCCAGCTCAGAGCGCTTCAAGAAAGAAGTGAATGATTGGAAAAAACTCGGTTGGGTCGCCCAGTGGGATGAGAAGTTGGTCAAGCTCGATCATGCTGTGAGTAAAGCTGCCGGCCAATCCGGCAAGCGCTATGTGGCCGTACCTGGCATGAGCGCACTGGGCAAACAACTGGCGCATGGTCTCGATGTCCGTAAAGAACAGCAAGTTACCTCCTTGGAAGCGTATGGCACGCAATGGCTGTTGAACATCAAGAGCGATGCGGTGGCGATTGCCGCCTCGGCCGGGCCCTTCGATGCCGTGATACTGGCCGTACCGGCCGATCAAGCCGCACCCTTGCTGGCACCCTTACCAGCCTTTGCGGCCCAAGCCGAAGCGGCCAAGCTGGCACCGTGCTGGACTCTGATGCTTGGTTTTCAAACCTCGCTGGAACTGCCTTACGGCGGTGCCTGGGTCGAACAGTCGCGCCTGGCTTGGATTGCGCGTGACACCTCGAAGCCCTTGCATAGAGTGGGCGAGCGCTGGGTCGCGCAGGCCACACCGGCTTGGAGCCTCGAACATCTGGAAGAAGATCCGGAGCGCGCCAAAGAAAAACTGCTGAAAGCCTTCCATGAAGCCACCGGCAGTTGGATACAGCCGATTCATGCCGTGGTCCATCGCTGGCGCTTTGCCCAGGCCGAGCACCCGGTCGCCGCCGATTGCCTGTGGGATGGCAAACAAGGTATAGGCGTGTGCGGTGATTGGTTTGCCGCCGGCCTCGAAGGCGGCGGGCGGGTGGAAAATGCCTTCCTCAGCGCCTTGGCGCTGGCTCAGCAGTTGCCGTGA
- a CDS encoding CBS domain-containing protein, with protein MKVSEILQVKGNILFTITPDTSIVEAVSFMEEKDIGSLVVMEYGDLVGILTFREVIRAIHTHQGSIGNGTVRKYMDDHPMTVTPETEVNEVRRMMLEKHSRYLPVMDAKTLMGVISFYDVAKAVLEAQSFENKMLKAYIRDWPAEQNEE; from the coding sequence ATGAAAGTTTCAGAAATACTCCAGGTCAAGGGCAATATCCTGTTTACGATTACGCCCGACACATCGATCGTCGAAGCCGTCAGCTTCATGGAAGAAAAAGATATCGGCTCATTAGTTGTGATGGAATACGGCGACCTCGTCGGTATCTTGACCTTTCGCGAAGTGATCCGCGCGATTCATACGCATCAAGGCTCGATCGGTAACGGCACGGTGCGCAAATACATGGATGATCACCCGATGACGGTGACGCCGGAAACGGAAGTCAATGAAGTGCGCCGCATGATGTTGGAAAAACACTCGCGCTATCTGCCGGTGATGGACGCCAAAACTCTCATGGGCGTGATTTCATTTTATGACGTTGCCAAAGCCGTACTCGAAGCGCAAAGTTTTGAAAATAAAATGCTCAAGGCCTATATCCGCGATTGGCCGGCAGAGCAGAACGAAGAGTAA
- a CDS encoding O-acetylhomoserine aminocarboxypropyltransferase, which translates to MSGPHYPGFDTLALHAGATPDPATGARATPIYLSSSFVFNDTDHAAALFNMERAGHVYSRISNPTNAVLEERIAALEGGVAGIAVASGQAALHLAIATIAGCGSHIVASRAIYGGSQNLLAYTMKRFGIETSFVDPRDLDAWRGAIRPNTKALFAETLGNPGLDVLNIAAVSELAHEHYLPLLLDATFTTPYLLRPFEHGADLICHSATKFLCGHGTAIGGLLVDGGVFDWQQAYAQSGRFEELCAPYDGFHGMVFAEESSVAPFALRARREGLRDFGACMSPHNAFAILQGIETLGLRMDRHVANTRKVVEFLLSHPAVASIAYPELASHPDYELAKTLLPKGAGAVFSFNLKGDRAAGRRFVEALQLFSHLANVGDAKSLVIHPASTTHFRVPAEQLAASGISEGTMRLSIGLEDPDDLIEDLARGLKAAMKGA; encoded by the coding sequence ATGAGCGGACCACATTACCCCGGCTTCGATACCTTAGCCTTGCATGCCGGTGCCACGCCAGATCCGGCAACCGGCGCCAGAGCAACACCGATTTATCTCAGTTCTTCGTTTGTATTTAACGATACCGACCACGCTGCCGCCCTGTTCAATATGGAACGCGCCGGCCATGTGTATTCCCGCATTTCGAATCCGACCAATGCGGTACTCGAAGAGCGGATTGCCGCACTCGAAGGCGGTGTCGCCGGGATCGCCGTAGCCAGCGGCCAAGCAGCACTGCATTTGGCGATCGCAACGATTGCCGGCTGTGGCTCGCACATCGTCGCCTCGCGCGCGATTTACGGTGGCTCGCAGAATTTACTCGCGTATACGATGAAACGTTTCGGCATAGAAACCAGTTTCGTCGATCCGCGCGATCTCGATGCCTGGCGTGGCGCGATCCGCCCTAACACCAAGGCCTTGTTCGCTGAAACTTTGGGCAACCCCGGTCTTGATGTGCTCAATATCGCCGCCGTCAGTGAGCTGGCACATGAGCATTATTTACCGCTGTTGTTAGATGCCACCTTCACCACTCCGTATTTATTACGGCCGTTCGAACACGGTGCCGACCTGATCTGTCATTCGGCTACGAAATTTCTGTGCGGTCATGGCACCGCCATCGGTGGTTTGCTGGTTGACGGCGGCGTATTTGATTGGCAACAGGCCTACGCACAAAGCGGCCGTTTCGAAGAACTCTGCGCACCCTACGACGGTTTTCACGGCATGGTCTTTGCCGAGGAATCGAGTGTGGCACCGTTCGCCTTACGCGCACGACGCGAAGGTTTGCGCGACTTCGGCGCTTGCATGAGCCCGCACAATGCGTTTGCGATTTTACAGGGCATAGAAACCCTGGGCCTGCGCATGGACCGGCATGTCGCCAATACCCGTAAGGTAGTGGAATTTTTACTCAGCCATCCGGCGGTGGCATCGATCGCTTATCCGGAACTAGCCAGCCATCCCGATTACGAGTTGGCCAAGACCCTGCTGCCAAAAGGTGCGGGGGCAGTGTTTTCTTTCAACCTCAAAGGCGATCGCGCCGCGGGCCGCCGCTTTGTCGAAGCACTGCAGTTGTTTTCACACTTAGCCAATGTCGGCGATGCCAAGTCCTTGGTAATCCACCCGGCCTCGACCACGCATTTCCGCGTACCGGCAGAACAATTGGCCGCCTCGGGCATCAGCGAAGGCACCATGCGCTTATCAATCGGGCTGGAAGACCCCGATGATTTGATCGAAGACTTGGCGCGTGGCTTGAAAGCCGCCATGAAGGGGGCTTGA
- a CDS encoding alpha/beta hydrolase, translated as MMYTVQHQQAYCYSGGKAINPALASVVFLHGAQNDHSVWALQSRYLAHHGYNVLALDLPAHGRSGGSALTSVEQMADWVLAVLDAAGVEQAALIGHSMGSLIALEVCARAPQRVTHLGLLGSAWPMKVSDSLLNAARDEVQSAIDMVNIWSHSAMTHKPSCPGPGFSILGGSRRLMQKIAAGSSEAIFHIDFSACNAYANGAAAAHSVRCPTLLLSGKKDQMTPPKAAALLHQQIAHSRFVLLDQCGHALMAEQADQVLDALRAFLQE; from the coding sequence ATGATGTACACAGTACAACACCAGCAAGCCTACTGCTACAGCGGCGGCAAGGCGATCAATCCGGCACTAGCGAGCGTGGTGTTCCTTCACGGCGCGCAAAACGACCATTCCGTCTGGGCTTTGCAAAGCCGTTACCTGGCCCATCATGGTTACAATGTGTTGGCGCTCGATTTACCGGCGCATGGCCGCAGCGGCGGCAGCGCGCTCACCAGTGTCGAACAGATGGCCGACTGGGTGCTGGCCGTGCTCGATGCCGCCGGTGTGGAACAAGCCGCATTGATAGGCCACAGCATGGGTTCGCTGATTGCCCTCGAAGTATGTGCGCGCGCGCCGCAGCGCGTGACGCATCTGGGCTTGCTCGGCAGTGCCTGGCCAATGAAAGTGTCAGACAGCCTGCTCAATGCCGCGCGCGATGAGGTACAAAGCGCGATCGACATGGTCAATATTTGGTCACACAGCGCAATGACGCATAAACCGTCTTGCCCCGGACCCGGTTTTTCCATTCTGGGCGGCAGCCGCCGCTTGATGCAGAAAATTGCCGCCGGCAGCAGCGAAGCGATTTTTCATATCGATTTTTCCGCTTGCAATGCCTATGCCAACGGTGCTGCAGCAGCACACAGCGTGCGTTGCCCGACCTTGCTATTGAGTGGAAAAAAAGATCAGATGACGCCACCGAAAGCCGCCGCCCTGCTGCATCAACAGATCGCTCACAGCCGCTTCGTGCTGCTCGATCAGTGCGGCCATGCGCTGATGGCTGAACAAGCCGACCAAGTGCTCGATGCCTTGCGCGCATTTCTGCAAGAATAA
- a CDS encoding LysE family translocator produces the protein MDWHNLALFTATEAALSLSPGPAVMVVIACAMARGWRTSLWAAAGILSGNAVYFALSASGIGALLLTAPLLFHTLRYGGAAYLIYLGACALLGRPSALTLPRAADTPRTSMQIYRAAMLLQLSNPKGLLMFVSILPQFIDPQAALAGQMLILAACSMIPEFFILLAYGMLAGKLGQHATAPRYALITERIAGTLVLTAGVVVALL, from the coding sequence ATGGATTGGCATAATCTGGCATTGTTTACCGCCACCGAAGCCGCGCTGTCGCTCTCGCCGGGACCCGCGGTAATGGTGGTGATAGCGTGCGCGATGGCACGTGGCTGGCGCACTTCGCTCTGGGCCGCGGCCGGCATCTTGAGCGGCAATGCGGTGTATTTCGCGCTCTCAGCCAGCGGTATCGGCGCACTATTGTTAACCGCCCCCCTTTTATTTCATACACTCAGATACGGCGGAGCGGCGTATCTGATTTATCTCGGTGCCTGCGCCTTGCTCGGCCGCCCCTCGGCGCTGACGCTGCCGCGTGCCGCGGATACCCCGCGCACGTCCATGCAGATTTATCGCGCTGCCATGCTGCTGCAATTGAGCAATCCCAAGGGCTTGCTGATGTTTGTCTCAATCCTGCCGCAATTCATCGACCCACAAGCCGCACTGGCCGGGCAAATGCTCATTTTGGCAGCGTGCTCGATGATACCGGAATTTTTTATCTTACTCGCGTACGGCATGCTGGCCGGCAAACTCGGCCAACATGCCACCGCGCCACGCTATGCGCTGATCACTGAACGTATTGCCGGCACACTGGTCTTGACGGCCGGGGTAGTGGTCGCGCTGCTGTGA
- the vapB gene encoding type II toxin-antitoxin system VapB family antitoxin: MRTVAIFKNGKNQAIRFPTDMSYEGLSELEITRSGDTITLRPVRPSWISLTELPKVDADFLQDRQSLISDEGRFTL, encoded by the coding sequence ATGCGGACTGTCGCAATTTTTAAGAACGGTAAGAATCAAGCAATTCGCTTCCCGACTGACATGTCTTATGAAGGGCTCAGTGAGCTGGAAATTACCCGCAGCGGTGACACCATCACCCTACGCCCGGTTCGTCCGAGCTGGATATCGCTGACTGAATTACCCAAAGTTGATGCAGACTTTCTGCAAGATCGTCAAAGCCTGATCAGCGATGAAGGCAGGTTTACTTTGTGA
- a CDS encoding type II toxin-antitoxin system VapC family toxin, which produces MLDTCICSFIMREHPLSVLQRLAKEVAQNNRIVISAITYAEMRYGQIGKKASPKHKTLIDEFVKRLDAVLPWDQAAVDATIAVKIQLTTAGLVIGENDSAIAGHAMASSCVLVTNNVREFARVSGLPYEDWVR; this is translated from the coding sequence ATGCTCGATACCTGCATTTGCTCGTTCATTATGCGCGAGCACCCTTTGTCGGTTTTGCAGCGATTAGCTAAGGAGGTTGCGCAAAATAATCGAATTGTAATTTCTGCAATTACCTATGCTGAAATGCGTTACGGACAGATCGGCAAAAAGGCATCGCCCAAGCACAAAACGCTGATTGATGAATTCGTGAAACGCCTCGATGCGGTCTTGCCGTGGGACCAAGCCGCGGTTGACGCGACGATAGCGGTGAAGATTCAACTCACTACGGCAGGCTTGGTAATTGGCGAGAACGACAGCGCGATTGCAGGTCATGCGATGGCTTCGAGCTGCGTGCTGGTCACAAACAATGTGCGTGAATTTGCCCGCGTTTCTGGTCTGCCTTACGAAGATTGGGTTCGCTGA